From Xylanibacter oryzae DSM 17970, a single genomic window includes:
- the rpoB gene encoding DNA-directed RNA polymerase subunit beta: MASKIVDNRVNFASVKNPMPYPDFLDVQLKSFKDFLQLDTPPEERKNDGLYKVFSENFPITDTRNNFVLEFLDYYIDPPRYSIDECLERGLTYSVPLKAKLKLSCTDPEHEDFNTVVQDVFLGPIPYMTDNGTFIINGAERVVVSQLHRSPGVFFGQSVHANGTLLYSARIIPFKGSWIEFATDINNVMYAYIDRKKKLPVTTLLRAIGFENDKNILEIFDLAEEVKVNKKELSKCVGRKLAARVLKSWTEDFVDEDTGEVVSIERNEVIIERETILDEDNIAEIIESGAHTVLVHKDESVASDFSIIFNTLQKDPSNSEKEAVTYIYRQLRNADPPDDSTAREVIQGLFFSDKRYDLGEVGRYRINRKLGLDTGMDVRVLTKEDIIEIIKYLIQLINSKAAVDDIDHLSNRRVRTVGEQLGNQFSIGLARMSRTIKERMNVRDNEVFTPTDLINAKTISSVINSFFGTNALSQFMDQTNPLAEVTHKRRMSALGPGGLSRERAGFEVRDVHYTHYGRLCPIESPEGPNIGLISSLCVYAKINQLGFIETPYRKVSNSKVDLDNKDVIYFTAEDESDVIIGQGNAPLNDDGTFIRDLVKCRQDADYPVVPPSEVQLMDVSPQQIASIAAALIPFLEHDDAHRALMGSNMMRQAVPLLHNEAPIVGTGIEKQVCEDSRTMVTAEGEGVIEYVDATTIRILYDRTEEEEYVSFEPALKEYRIPKFRRTNQSMTIDLRPICTKGQRVKAGDILTEGYATENGELALGRNLLVAYMPWKGYNYEDAIVLNERIVREDVLTSVHVDEYSLDVRETKRGVEEFTSDIPNVSEEATKDLDDNGIIRVGARVEPGDILIGKISPKGESDPSPEEKLLRAIFGDKAGDVKDSSLKANPSLTGVVLDKKLFSRAVKTRQSKQQDKIILQKIDDEYVAKLEDLKAILIAKIETLTKDKICQGIKDYAGIELINKGCKFNDKDVIAHIAALEFSDIQVNKWTNDDHTNDLIAKLIINFLKKSKLLDAEQKRRKFAITIGDELPSGILQMAKVYVAKKRKIGVGDKLAGRHGNKGIVSKIVRQEDMPFLEDGRPVDLVLNPLGVPSRMNLGQIFEAILGAAGRKLGIKFATPIFDGAKLADLQEWTDKAGLPRLCSTHLYDGETGERFDQPATVGITYFLKLGHMVEDKMHARSIGPYSLITQQPLGGKAQFGGQRFGEMEVWALEAFGASHVLQEVLTIKSDDVVGRSKAYEAIVKGEPMPTPGIPESLNVLLHELRGLGLSITLD, encoded by the coding sequence ATGGCTTCAAAAATCGTTGATAACAGAGTAAATTTTGCCAGCGTAAAGAATCCGATGCCCTATCCGGATTTTCTCGATGTGCAATTAAAGTCTTTCAAAGACTTCCTTCAGTTGGACACACCGCCTGAGGAACGTAAGAATGACGGATTATATAAGGTGTTCTCAGAGAACTTCCCTATAACCGACACTCGTAATAATTTTGTTCTTGAGTTCTTGGATTACTATATTGATCCGCCTCGCTATTCTATAGATGAATGTTTGGAGCGTGGACTTACATATAGCGTACCTTTAAAGGCTAAGTTGAAATTGTCTTGTACTGACCCGGAGCACGAAGACTTTAATACGGTTGTTCAGGATGTATTCCTAGGACCGATACCGTATATGACAGATAATGGCACATTTATTATCAATGGTGCTGAACGTGTTGTTGTTTCACAGTTACACCGTTCTCCTGGTGTTTTCTTTGGTCAAAGTGTTCATGCAAATGGAACATTATTATACTCAGCTCGTATAATTCCATTCAAGGGTTCTTGGATTGAATTTGCTACTGACATAAATAATGTTATGTATGCATACATTGATCGTAAGAAAAAGTTACCTGTAACAACTCTTTTGCGTGCCATCGGTTTCGAGAATGATAAGAATATTCTTGAAATATTTGATTTAGCCGAGGAAGTTAAGGTTAATAAGAAGGAACTATCAAAATGCGTAGGACGTAAATTGGCTGCGAGGGTTTTGAAAAGTTGGACAGAAGATTTTGTTGATGAGGATACAGGTGAGGTAGTTTCAATAGAACGTAATGAGGTTATTATTGAGCGTGAAACTATTCTTGATGAAGACAACATCGCAGAGATAATTGAAAGTGGTGCACATACTGTGCTTGTTCATAAGGATGAGTCTGTAGCATCTGATTTTTCAATTATATTTAATACATTACAAAAAGACCCTAGTAACTCTGAAAAAGAGGCTGTAACTTATATATATAGACAGCTTCGTAATGCAGATCCACCTGACGATAGTACTGCTCGTGAGGTCATCCAAGGTCTATTCTTTTCTGATAAGAGATATGATTTGGGTGAAGTCGGACGGTATCGCATAAATAGAAAATTAGGACTTGATACAGGAATGGATGTCCGTGTCTTGACAAAAGAGGATATAATAGAGATTATTAAGTACCTAATTCAGCTTATTAATTCTAAAGCTGCAGTTGATGATATTGACCATTTGAGCAACCGTCGCGTAAGGACTGTTGGAGAGCAGTTGGGCAATCAGTTCTCTATAGGTTTGGCACGTATGAGCCGCACTATAAAGGAACGTATGAATGTACGTGATAATGAGGTGTTTACTCCAACAGACTTGATTAATGCTAAGACTATATCTAGTGTTATCAATTCATTTTTTGGAACAAATGCCCTTTCTCAGTTTATGGATCAGACTAACCCTCTTGCTGAAGTAACTCATAAGCGCCGTATGTCGGCATTAGGCCCTGGAGGTCTTTCTCGTGAGCGTGCCGGTTTTGAGGTTCGTGATGTGCATTATACGCATTATGGTCGTCTTTGTCCTATTGAGAGTCCTGAAGGACCTAATATTGGTCTGATATCTTCTTTATGTGTATATGCAAAGATAAATCAACTTGGTTTCATAGAGACACCTTACCGTAAAGTAAGCAATTCTAAAGTAGATCTTGATAATAAGGACGTCATATACTTTACAGCTGAAGATGAATCAGATGTAATTATTGGACAGGGAAATGCTCCTCTTAATGATGATGGAACATTTATACGTGATCTTGTAAAATGTCGTCAGGATGCTGATTATCCAGTTGTTCCTCCTTCTGAGGTTCAATTGATGGATGTATCTCCTCAGCAGATCGCTTCTATTGCTGCAGCTTTGATTCCATTCTTGGAGCATGATGATGCTCACCGTGCATTGATGGGTTCTAACATGATGCGTCAGGCAGTCCCATTGCTTCATAATGAAGCTCCTATAGTAGGCACTGGAATTGAAAAACAGGTTTGTGAGGATTCTCGTACTATGGTAACTGCAGAGGGTGAGGGTGTTATCGAATATGTAGATGCAACAACAATTCGTATTCTTTATGACCGTACAGAGGAAGAAGAGTATGTAAGTTTTGAACCCGCTCTCAAGGAATATCGTATACCTAAGTTCCGTCGTACAAACCAAAGCATGACTATAGATTTACGCCCTATATGTACTAAAGGACAAAGGGTTAAGGCTGGAGATATACTTACAGAGGGATATGCTACAGAAAATGGAGAATTAGCTCTTGGACGTAATCTTCTAGTCGCTTATATGCCTTGGAAAGGTTATAACTATGAGGATGCCATCGTTCTTAACGAACGAATTGTACGTGAGGATGTATTAACATCTGTACATGTTGATGAATACTCTCTTGATGTGCGCGAAACTAAACGAGGTGTTGAGGAGTTCACAAGTGACATCCCTAATGTAAGTGAAGAAGCTACAAAAGATTTGGATGACAATGGTATCATAAGGGTTGGTGCTCGTGTAGAACCTGGTGATATCCTAATTGGTAAAATTTCACCTAAAGGTGAGAGTGATCCTTCTCCTGAGGAGAAATTGCTTCGTGCTATTTTTGGAGATAAAGCTGGAGATGTTAAGGATTCTTCTCTTAAAGCCAATCCATCGCTTACAGGTGTGGTTCTTGATAAAAAATTATTTTCTCGTGCGGTAAAGACCCGTCAATCAAAGCAGCAAGATAAAATTATCTTACAGAAAATTGATGATGAATATGTAGCCAAACTTGAAGATCTAAAAGCAATACTCATTGCTAAAATAGAAACTCTTACAAAAGATAAAATATGCCAAGGCATTAAAGATTATGCTGGTATAGAACTTATTAATAAAGGGTGTAAATTTAATGATAAGGATGTAATTGCTCACATTGCTGCTCTTGAATTCTCTGATATTCAGGTGAACAAGTGGACAAATGATGATCATACCAATGATCTTATCGCTAAACTTATTATAAACTTCTTGAAGAAGTCTAAATTGCTTGATGCAGAACAAAAACGTAGGAAGTTCGCTATTACAATAGGTGATGAACTACCTTCAGGAATTCTTCAGATGGCAAAAGTTTATGTTGCTAAAAAGCGTAAAATAGGTGTTGGTGATAAACTAGCTGGACGTCATGGAAATAAGGGTATCGTTTCTAAAATTGTACGTCAGGAAGATATGCCATTCTTAGAGGATGGCCGTCCTGTCGATTTGGTGCTCAACCCGTTGGGTGTGCCTTCTCGTATGAATTTAGGACAGATATTTGAAGCTATTCTTGGTGCTGCCGGAAGAAAACTTGGAATAAAATTTGCTACGCCTATTTTTGATGGTGCAAAACTTGCTGATCTTCAGGAATGGACCGATAAAGCAGGTCTTCCAAGACTTTGTTCTACTCATCTTTATGATGGTGAAACAGGCGAACGTTTCGATCAGCCTGCTACTGTAGGTATAACATACTTCTTGAAACTTGGGCATATGGTAGAGGATAAGATGCATGCTCGTAGCATTGGTCCGTATTCTCTTATTACACAACAGCCTCTAGGTGGTAAGGCACAATTTGGTGGACAGCGTTTCGGAGAGATGGAGGTTTGGGCTCTTGAGGCATTTGGCGCAAGTCATGTATTACAGGAAGTCTTAACTATCAAGTCTGATGATGTCGTAGGACGTTCGAAGGCTTACGAAGCAATTGTTAAAGGAGAACCAATGCCAACACCTGGTATACCTGAATCTCTTAACGTGTTGCTGCACGAATTGAGAGGATTAGGTTTAAGCATAACTCTAGATTAA
- the rplL gene encoding 50S ribosomal protein L7/L12, protein MADVKAIAEELVNLTVKEVNELATVLKDEYGIEPAAAAVAVAAGPAAGGAAAAAEEKSSFDVILAEVGATKLQVVKAVKEACGLGLKEAKDLVDGVPSTLKEGMTKDEAENLKKTIEAAGAKVELK, encoded by the coding sequence ATGGCAGACGTAAAAGCTATTGCTGAAGAATTAGTTAATTTGACAGTTAAGGAAGTAAATGAGTTGGCTACAGTCCTAAAGGACGAGTATGGAATTGAACCTGCTGCTGCAGCTGTTGCTGTTGCTGCTGGTCCTGCTGCAGGTGGTGCAGCTGCTGCAGCTGAGGAAAAATCATCTTTTGATGTTATCCTCGCTGAAGTTGGTGCTACAAAGCTACAGGTAGTAAAGGCTGTTAAAGAAGCTTGTGGTCTTGGTTTGAAAGAAGCTAAGGATCTAGTTGATGGTGTTCCTTCTACATTGAAAGAGGGTATGACCAAAGACGAGGCTGAAAACTTGAAGAAAACTATCGAAGCTGCAGGTGCTAAGGTAGAACTCAAGTAA
- the rplJ gene encoding 50S ribosomal protein L10 produces MKKEVKDTIIVELGEKLKEFSHFYLVDVTGLNAEKTSSLRRKCFKSEIKMVVVKNKLLHKAFEASDVDFEPVYGCLKGSTAVMFCNTANVPAKLLNDFKKEGIPALKAAYAEECFYVGSDKLDDLVSLKSKNEVIADIVALLQSPAKNVVSALQSGAGTIHGVLKTLGERPE; encoded by the coding sequence ATGAAAAAGGAAGTAAAAGATACTATAATAGTTGAGCTCGGAGAAAAGTTGAAAGAATTTTCTCATTTTTATCTAGTTGATGTAACTGGATTGAATGCTGAAAAAACAAGTAGCCTTCGCCGTAAATGCTTTAAGAGTGAAATCAAGATGGTCGTTGTTAAGAATAAACTTCTTCACAAGGCTTTCGAGGCTTCAGATGTTGATTTTGAACCTGTTTATGGTTGTTTGAAAGGTAGTACAGCTGTAATGTTCTGTAATACTGCAAATGTTCCAGCTAAGTTGCTGAATGATTTTAAGAAGGAAGGAATTCCTGCTCTTAAAGCAGCTTATGCAGAGGAGTGTTTCTATGTAGGTTCAGACAAGTTGGATGATCTTGTATCTCTAAAGAGCAAGAACGAGGTTATTGCAGATATTGTGGCATTGCTACAGTCACCGGCAAAGAATGTCGTATCAGCTCTTCAATCAGGCGCTGGCACTATTCATGGTGTGCTGAAGACTTTAGGAGAGCGTCCTGAATAA
- the rplA gene encoding 50S ribosomal protein L1 gives MSKLTKNQKSVADKVEAGKAYSLKEASELVKEVTTTKFDASLDIDVRLGVDPRKANQMVRGVVSLPNGTGKVTRVLCLCTPDAEAAAKEAGADYVGLDEYIEKIKGGWTDIDVIITMPSCMGKIGPLGRFLGPRGLMPNPKSGTVTMDVAKAVTEVKQGKIDFKVDKAGIVHTSIGKASFTAEQIFENAKEFISTIIKLKPSSAKGTYIKSIFISSTMSTGIKIDPKSVE, from the coding sequence ATGAGTAAACTGACAAAAAATCAAAAATCAGTAGCTGATAAGGTTGAAGCAGGGAAAGCATACTCTTTGAAAGAGGCATCAGAATTGGTTAAGGAAGTAACCACGACCAAGTTTGACGCTTCACTCGATATTGATGTACGCTTAGGTGTAGACCCACGTAAAGCGAACCAGATGGTTAGAGGTGTCGTATCACTTCCTAATGGTACTGGTAAGGTTACACGTGTTCTTTGCCTTTGTACACCGGATGCTGAAGCTGCTGCTAAAGAGGCAGGTGCTGATTACGTTGGTCTTGATGAGTATATCGAAAAGATCAAAGGTGGATGGACTGACATTGATGTCATCATAACAATGCCGTCTTGTATGGGTAAAATTGGTCCTTTGGGTCGTTTTCTTGGTCCAAGAGGATTGATGCCTAACCCCAAAAGCGGTACAGTTACTATGGATGTTGCAAAAGCAGTCACAGAGGTTAAACAGGGTAAAATAGACTTTAAGGTTGATAAGGCTGGTATTGTCCATACTTCAATTGGAAAAGCTTCTTTTACAGCTGAACAGATATTTGAAAATGCTAAGGAATTTATTTCTACAATTATCAAATTAAAACCATCATCTGCAAAGGGTACTTATATTAAGAGTATCTTTATTTCAAGCACTATGAGTACAGGTATCAAAATTGATCCTAAATCAGTTGAATAA
- the rplK gene encoding 50S ribosomal protein L11, translating into MAKEVAGLIKLQIRGGAANPSPPVGPALGSKGINIMGFCKEFNARTQDKAGKVLPVVITYYTDKSFSFVIKTPPAAVQLLEIVKIKSGSAEPNRKKVASVTWEQVKAIAEDKMTDLNCFTIESAMKLVAGTARSMGITVKGDFPGK; encoded by the coding sequence ATGGCTAAAGAAGTTGCTGGATTAATCAAATTACAGATTAGAGGTGGCGCTGCAAATCCTTCTCCTCCAGTAGGACCAGCATTAGGTTCTAAGGGAATCAATATCATGGGATTTTGCAAAGAGTTCAACGCCAGAACCCAGGATAAGGCAGGAAAAGTTCTTCCTGTTGTTATCACATACTACACTGATAAGTCATTCAGCTTTGTAATTAAAACTCCTCCTGCTGCTGTACAGTTGCTAGAGATTGTTAAAATTAAAAGCGGTTCTGCAGAACCAAACCGTAAAAAAGTTGCATCTGTAACTTGGGAGCAGGTAAAGGCTATTGCAGAGGATAAAATGACTGACTTGAATTGTTTCACCATAGAATCAGCTATGAAACTAGTTGCTGGAACTGCAAGAAGTATGGGTATAACTGTAAAAGGGGACTTCCCTGGTAAATAA
- the nusG gene encoding transcription termination/antitermination protein NusG: MAGTEKKWYVLRAVSGKEVKVKEYIDAELKHNVTLADHVSQVLIPMEKHASVRNGKRVVKEKTFLPGYILVEANLNADIAHILRFMPNVLGFLGGMDCPSPVKQSDINRILGNAEETELATEDTNVPYSVDETVKVIDGPFSGFSGVIEEVNAVKRKLKVMVKIFGRKTPLELGFMQVTKE; the protein is encoded by the coding sequence ATGGCTGGAACAGAAAAAAAATGGTACGTGCTTCGTGCCGTAAGTGGAAAGGAAGTAAAGGTAAAAGAATATATCGATGCTGAACTTAAACACAACGTTACTCTTGCTGACCATGTTTCACAGGTTTTAATACCTATGGAAAAGCATGCAAGCGTTCGTAACGGAAAACGTGTAGTTAAGGAGAAAACTTTTCTCCCTGGCTATATATTGGTAGAAGCGAACCTTAATGCGGATATCGCGCATATTTTGCGCTTTATGCCTAATGTTTTGGGTTTTCTAGGCGGCATGGATTGTCCTTCTCCTGTAAAGCAGTCGGATATAAATCGAATTCTAGGAAATGCTGAAGAGACTGAATTGGCAACAGAGGATACTAATGTACCTTATTCTGTTGATGAGACTGTTAAAGTAATTGACGGCCCTTTCAGTGGTTTCAGTGGAGTAATAGAAGAGGTTAACGCTGTTAAACGTAAACTTAAAGTTATGGTTAAGATCTTCGGACGTAAAACTCCGCTTGAGTTAGGTTTTATGCAAGTTACAAAAGAATGA
- the secE gene encoding preprotein translocase subunit SecE, which translates to MFKKIVNYCKACYDELAHKTTWPSRSELTHSAVVVLSASLVIAVVVFVMDTVFKFIMNNVYPS; encoded by the coding sequence ATGTTTAAGAAAATAGTTAATTATTGCAAGGCATGTTATGACGAACTTGCGCATAAAACTACTTGGCCTTCAAGGTCTGAACTAACACACAGTGCAGTGGTCGTATTATCAGCTTCCCTGGTCATTGCTGTTGTTGTGTTTGTAATGGATACTGTCTTTAAGTTTATTATGAACAACGTCTATCCAAGTTAA
- the tuf gene encoding elongation factor Tu, translating to MAKEKFERTKPHVNIGTIGHVDHGKTTLTAAITKVLAEKGFSKSDEIKSFDQIDNAPEEKERGITINTAHVEYETANRHYAHVDCPGHADYVKNMVTGAAQMDGAIIVVAATDGPMPQTREHVLLARQVNVPRLVVFLNKCDMVEDEEMLELVEMEMRELLDQYEYDGDNTPIIRGSALGALNGVAKWEDKVLELMEAVDTWIPLPPRDLDKPFLMPVEDVFSITGRGTVATGRIETGRVKVGDEVELLGLGEDKKSVVTGVEMFRKILDEGEAGDNVGILLRGVDKAEIRRGMVLCHPGQIKPYKTFKAQIYVLKKEEGGRHTPFGNKYRPQFYLRTMDCTGEITLPEGVEMVMPGDNVTITVELIYAVAINVGLRFAIREGGRTVGAGQITEILD from the coding sequence ATGGCTAAAGAGAAATTTGAACGTACCAAACCGCATGTTAACATTGGTACTATCGGTCACGTTGACCACGGAAAGACCACTCTGACTGCAGCTATCACAAAGGTGCTTGCTGAGAAGGGTTTCTCAAAGAGTGATGAGATCAAGTCTTTCGATCAGATTGATAACGCTCCTGAGGAAAAAGAGCGTGGTATTACTATTAACACTGCACACGTAGAGTATGAGACAGCTAATCGCCATTATGCTCACGTAGACTGTCCGGGACACGCTGACTATGTAAAAAATATGGTTACTGGTGCTGCTCAGATGGATGGTGCTATTATCGTTGTAGCTGCAACTGATGGTCCTATGCCTCAGACACGTGAGCACGTATTGCTCGCTCGTCAGGTAAATGTACCTCGCTTGGTTGTATTCCTGAACAAATGTGATATGGTTGAGGATGAAGAAATGCTTGAACTCGTTGAGATGGAAATGCGTGAACTTCTTGATCAGTATGAATATGATGGTGACAATACTCCTATTATTCGTGGATCTGCTCTTGGCGCGCTGAATGGCGTTGCTAAATGGGAAGATAAAGTTCTCGAATTGATGGAAGCTGTTGATACATGGATTCCACTGCCTCCACGTGATCTTGATAAACCTTTTTTGATGCCTGTTGAAGATGTATTCTCAATTACTGGTCGTGGTACTGTTGCTACAGGTCGTATTGAAACTGGTCGTGTTAAGGTTGGTGATGAAGTTGAACTTCTAGGTCTTGGTGAAGATAAAAAATCAGTTGTTACTGGTGTTGAAATGTTCCGTAAGATTCTTGATGAAGGTGAAGCTGGCGATAACGTAGGTATACTTCTTCGCGGAGTCGACAAAGCTGAAATCAGACGCGGTATGGTTCTTTGCCACCCAGGACAGATTAAGCCATATAAGACTTTCAAGGCTCAGATATATGTTTTGAAGAAAGAAGAAGGTGGCCGTCATACTCCATTTGGAAATAAGTATCGTCCACAGTTCTATCTTCGTACAATGGACTGCACAGGTGAAATTACTCTCCCAGAAGGAGTTGAAATGGTAATGCCTGGTGATAATGTAACTATCACAGTAGAACTAATCTATGCAGTAGCTATTAATGTAGGTCTTCGTTTCGCTATCCGCGAAGGTGGACGTACAGTAGGTGCTGGACAGATAACAGAGATTTTGGATTAA
- the hpf gene encoding ribosome hibernation-promoting factor, HPF/YfiA family codes for MDIKISSIHFDATEKLQAFIEKKIAKLGKTFEDIQKVDVQLKIVKPAIALNKEVSLTVAVPGSTLFVEKTCDTFEESVDQSIDAMKVKLAKYKEKMRQY; via the coding sequence ATGGACATTAAAATTAGTTCAATTCATTTTGATGCAACTGAAAAATTACAGGCATTTATTGAGAAAAAAATTGCGAAATTGGGGAAAACATTTGAGGATATACAAAAAGTTGATGTGCAATTAAAAATTGTGAAGCCTGCAATAGCATTAAATAAAGAGGTAAGTCTAACTGTTGCAGTACCTGGGAGTACATTATTTGTGGAAAAGACGTGTGATACTTTTGAGGAGAGTGTAGATCAAAGTATTGATGCTATGAAGGTCAAATTGGCAAAATATAAAGAAAAAATGCGCCAATATTAA
- a CDS encoding tyrosine-type recombinase/integrase produces the protein MMIKQFLNYLQYERNYSILTLQSYGRDLESFESYFKNLGTHLSWESVDSDIIRDWIESMMDKGNTATSINRRLSALRSFYRFAMSQGLVLSDPVRTLSGPKKSKPLPQFLKEKEIDELLDGNMFGSSFKDVRAYTIIMMFYETGIRLSELINMEKSSVDLVDYKIKVTGKRNKQRIIPFGRELADAIKRYLEIRQESLIESSDSMFVTDRGKPMNRNQVRYEVSKYLKMVCTLKKCTPHVLRHTFATAMLNHNANLESVKKLLGHQSLTTTEVYTHTTFEQLKKVYNQAHPRA, from the coding sequence ATGATGATAAAACAATTTTTGAACTATTTGCAATATGAACGGAATTATTCCATATTAACATTGCAGAGCTACGGTCGAGATTTAGAATCATTCGAATCGTATTTCAAAAATTTGGGTACTCATCTCTCGTGGGAATCTGTTGATTCTGATATTATCCGTGATTGGATAGAGAGCATGATGGATAAAGGAAACACTGCTACCTCAATCAATAGAAGATTGAGCGCTTTGCGTTCCTTTTATCGTTTTGCTATGTCTCAAGGTCTAGTCCTCTCAGATCCTGTCCGGACTCTTTCTGGTCCGAAAAAAAGTAAACCTTTGCCTCAGTTCTTAAAAGAAAAAGAAATTGATGAACTTTTGGATGGTAATATGTTCGGGTCTTCTTTTAAAGATGTTCGCGCGTATACTATAATCATGATGTTCTATGAAACCGGCATTAGACTTTCGGAACTTATAAACATGGAAAAGTCTTCTGTTGATTTGGTTGATTATAAGATAAAGGTGACCGGAAAAAGAAATAAACAGCGTATCATTCCTTTTGGTAGAGAACTTGCGGATGCAATAAAAAGATATCTCGAAATTAGACAGGAATCTTTGATAGAGTCTTCTGATTCAATGTTTGTCACGGATAGGGGAAAACCTATGAATCGTAATCAGGTGCGTTACGAAGTCTCCAAGTATCTTAAAATGGTATGTACATTGAAAAAATGTACACCTCATGTACTTAGACATACATTCGCTACAGCTATGCTTAATCATAATGCGAATCTTGAAAGCGTTAAGAAACTGCTAGGGCACCAAAGTTTGACAACAACTGAAGTGTATACCCATACAACTTTTGAGCAGTTAAAAAAAGTGTATAACCAAGCCCATCCGAGGGCTTAA
- the rpsU gene encoding 30S ribosomal protein S21, translated as MIVVPVKEGENIERALKKFKRKFEKTGVVKELRSRQQYDKPSVLKRLKMEHAVYVQKLRASEE; from the coding sequence ATGATCGTTGTACCAGTAAAAGAAGGCGAAAACATTGAAAGAGCCTTGAAGAAATTCAAAAGAAAATTCGAAAAGACAGGTGTTGTTAAAGAACTCCGTTCACGTCAGCAATATGACAAACCTTCTGTTTTGAAGAGGCTTAAGATGGAACACGCTGTTTACGTACAGAAATTAAGAGCTAGCGAGGAATAA